TGGAGCTTTCTCATGCTGGCGCGAAAGTATTGCATCCATACACCGTGCGTCCGGCTGTGGAGCAAAAAATTCCGCTCGTGATCAAAAATACCTTTGACCCGGAAAATCCTGGTACAACCATTGTTGAAAAAGCGGTTGAAGAAGGCGGGTTCGGCAGTGTAAAAGGGATTTCATCGGTCAATGATGTTGTGCTGGTCGATATTGCCGGCAGCGGTATGGTGGGCGTGCCGGGCATTGCCTCGCGGCTGTTTGCTTCGCTCGCACAAGCAGGCATCAATATTATTTTCATTTCTCAAGCCTCTTCGGAACAATCGATTAGCCTTGCTATCAACCCCGATAAAGCGGAAAAAGCAAAGGCGATTGTGGAGAAAGAATTCGCGAGTGAAATTGCTGCGCGCCAAATCGAGCGCGTCTCGCTACGCATGGGCATGGCGATTATTTCCATCGTAGGCGACAAAATGTGTGGCAAGCCCGGTGTTTCTGCGCGGCTGTTTGAAACGCTTGGCAAAAACGGCGTGAATGTCTTTGCCGTCGCGCAAGGCGCAAACGAGATGAATATTTCCGTTGTCGTCGACAGCGTGGAAGAGGACAAGGCGCTCAATTGTATTCACGAATCGTTTTTCCTTTCGCGAAACAAAATTCACTTGTTTGTTGCCGGAACAGGCACCATTGCAAGCAGTCTGATTCGCCAAATCGCCGCGCATCGCGATACGCTGCGCAAGGAACTCAACCTCGAAATAGAAATTTGCGGCTTGGTCAACACGCGCAAAATGGCGCTTTCCAAAGATGGCATTTCACTTGAAATGTGGGAATCCGAAATGCAGCCTCATGAAGCGGGCAGCGGGATTGAGCAGTTCATTGACAACATTCGCAAGCTCAATTTGCACAATTCCATTTTCGTGGATTGCACAGCCAGCCAAGTCGTTGCAGCGGCTTACCCAAGTTTGTTGGGTTCAAATATTTCTGTTGTGACGGCCAATAAGCTTGGCACGGCGGGCTCGTTGGCGCTGTATCAGAAAATATGTTCTGCGTTGCGTCAAGGTCGGGCGAAATTTCTTTACGAAACCAATGTTGGCGCGGGTTTGCCGATTATCGGCACGCTTTCGGACTTGAAAAAAAGCGGTGATGTCATTGAAAAAATTGAAGGCGTCGTTTCCGGTACGCTCAGCTATATTTTCACAATGCTAAAAACAGGAATGCGATTCAGCGAAATTATTGTTGAGGCAAAAGAGGCTGGCTATACCGAGCCCGATCCGCGCGAAGATCTTTCCGGTGCCGATTTCGCTCGCAAGTTTTTAATTTTAGCGCGTGAACTTGGCCATAAAATGAACTTTGAGGATATCGAATTTGAAAATCTGGTGCCGGAGCCGCTTCGTGGTGATATTTCCGTCCAGGAATTTCTTGAAAAACTTCCAGCTTACGACAGCTATTTCGAAAACCTGTTGGCTGAAGCAAAAGCGAATCACGCCGTTTTGAGCTACTTAGGACGGCTTGAAAACGGTGTGGTGAAGATTGGGTTATCTCAAGTTCCAGAAACCAGCCCAATTGCTACATTAACCGGAACGGAAAACATGATTTCCTTCACAACAGGTCGCTATCATCAAAATCCGTTGATTGTCAAAGGGCCAGGCGCTGGGGCGGAAGTGACTGCAGGCGGCGTATTTGCCGATATTTTACGGATTTCCAACTACTTTGCCTACTAAAACGCTTATTTGGAAAAACAAAAAAGCCCGCATTCAATGCGGGCTTTTTATTTTGATGAACGAACTTTTGCTATTTGACTAAATCGCTTTCGATTTCTTCCGTGCTCGGACTTGACAAATCTATGTCATTATAGGCATGTTGAAGATGATGCGTGGCCTTTTTGGCCGCAGCCGCAGCTTCTTTTGCCGCATCAGCCGCTTCCTTCGCGGCTTTTCTGGCGGATTCTAAAGCATCTTTCGATGCGTGGCCAATATCTTCACGAAGCTCTTTGCCTGACTTTGGCGCGAGCAAAAGTCCAATAGTAATACCAGCAGCAAACGATAAAATTCCCAGTGTGACATCTTTTGTTGTTGACATATCATCCTCCCCTCGGTTAAGTGTTTACTGATTGTACTATGATCTTCGGATTTCAAAGCCTGTAAATTCATTGGTTGCTGGTTTTTGCAAACGACGTATTTTTAAAACCTGCGCGCCAAACGGACCTTTTTTGGCTTCTGCAAAAAACGCATCGAAGCGATCAGCTTCACCTTGAATGTCCATTTCAACCGTGCCGTCCGAAAGGTTTCTTACAAATCCTTTTAGCCCAAATCGCTTGGCCGCTTGTGCAATAAACCATCTATAACCAACACCTTGAACCAGGCCTTCCGCAATTACATGAAATCGCTGTTGCATAAGAAGTCAACTACGTTTTTTTTCAGGATGTTCAATTTTTTTGATTTTGGCGCGACGCTTTGATTTTTTCCACCGCTTCTTCAAGCGATTTTCGTTCGTCTTCCGATAAATCAGGATTCAATTTAGACGTATCGGGTTCGCTTAATTCCAAGTTTGCTTCAGGTGTGATTTCAGCGCCTTCCGTCTCTTGAGTTTGGCCTGGATGCCAAACGCCATCATCAAGGTTTGCGCGTTTGCCTAAAATTTCCTCGATATCCTTGTAATTCAGCACTTCGCGCTTGAGCAAATCGTTCGCCATTTTTTCAAGCTTATCGCGGTTTTCCATCAAAATTTCGCGCGTTTTGTGATGCGCCTCGCGAATGATGGCCGCAACTTCCTCATCGATAATTCGGGCAGTTTCTTCGCCGTATTTCTTATCAATGCCAGGGCCGCCCAAATACGGATTGCTGGAATCGAGATACGAGATGTAGCCCAATTTTTCGCTCATGCCATAAACCGACACCATGCTATACGCGATTTCCGTCACGCGCTCCAAGTCGTTTTGTGCGCCGGTCGAAATTTTTCCAAAAACAATTTCTTCCGCCACGCGTCCGCCGAGCAATGCGCAAATTCGTTCGATGAGCTCGTCTTTCGTCATCAAATAACGATCCTCAAGTGGCATGTTGATGGTGTAGCCCAATGCGCTCACACCGCGCGGCACAATTGAAACTTTCTGCACCGTGTCGTTTGTCGGCAGCAGCCAGCCAATAATCGCATGGCCGGATTCGTGATAGGCCACAATGCGTTTTTCCTTCGGATTGATGACTTTATTTTTCTTTTCAAGACCCGCGATGACGCGCTCAATTGCATCTTGAAAGTCAATCATTTCAACGGCTTCTTTGCCGCGACGCGACGCAAGCAAAGCCGCTTCGTTCGCAATGTTTGCAATGTCGGCCCCTGCAAAACCCGGCGTTTGCGACGAAAGCACTTTCAAATCGACGTCTTTTCCGAGCGGAATATTTTTGGTGTGAACTTTGAAAATTTCAATCCGACCGTTCAAATCGGGCTTGTCGACCATGACTTGCCGGTCAAAACGGCCTGGACGCAACAGCGCGCTATCGAGCACGTCGGGGCGGTTGGTGGCGGCCATCATAATTACGCCCTTGTCGGTTGCGAAGCCGTCCATTTCAACAAGCAATTGGTTCAAGGTATTTTCGCGCTCGTCGTTGATGCCCATCATCATGCCCTTGCCGCGACTGCGCCCGACAGCATCGATTTCATCGATAAAAATAATACACGGCGCTTTTTCCTTCGCCTGCTTAAATAAGTCGCGAACGCGCGCTGCGCCCACACCGACAAACATTTCCACAAAGTCCGAGCCGCTGATGCTGAAAAACGGCGCGCCCGCTTCGCCAGCAACCGCTTTGGCCAAAAGGGTTTTTCCCGTTCCAGGAGGGCCGACAAGCAAAACGCCTTTTGGCAATTTGCCGCCAAGTTTGGTAAAGCGTTTTGGATCTTTCAAAAAGTCAACGACTTCCATCACTTCTTCTTTTGCCTCGTTCAGGCCAGCAACATCGGCAAAGGTTACTTTTGTGTCGTCATCTTCCTCATAAAGCTCGGCCTTGTTTTTCGCGATGTTCATCACCTGCGAGCCAGGATTCATGCGCCGGAAAACGAAGAAATAAATGCCGAGCAAAATGGCAAACGGGAAAACCCATTGCACCAGATCGGTGAACCAATTCCCATCTTGAATGCCCTGATAGCGGATCTTTTTCTCCTCAAGGCGCTCGATGAGGTTGTTATCTTTGACTGCCACCACAAAGAATTCGCGGTTATTTCCCTTTGATCGGAAAAATGAAAATGGCTGGTTTTGCTTGTCGCGGCGAATTTCCTCGACTTCAGCTGTTCCTGGTTTGAGCAGCGCGTAAATTCTTGTGGGTGAGATTTTCACCGCATCGATTTTATCTTCTTCAATGAGTTTATGGAATTCGCTGTATGATTTTTCAGGCGTGGTGTTCGATAGAAAAAATGTGAGTTGAATGCCAATCAGCACCAAAATGGCCATAACATAATAGATCGCTGAAAACTTCGGCTTGCCGTTTTTCTTCTGTTCGTCTGAGTCGTCCGGTTCTGGATTAAAAATATTACTTGACATAAATGCGCGATAAGAGTTTAAAGCTAAAGAATTACTTTTGTGAAAATGAGTTGTGTGTATTTAGCATTTGATGGTTCAAAAATCAACGTGCTTTGCGCGGCGCAAACGAAAATCTATTTTTGAAACTTTAAATGCAACTTAGAGTGGTTGTTTTTTCACCTTTCGTTTTTACGGGGCTTAAGATTATTTTGTGACTTACTATCGTTTTTCAGTGTTTCCTGTTGAATTTGTGTTGAAAAAATTGATTAAGCTTTTTAGTGAAGGTTTTAAGCAGCAAAGTTCGTTCCAGCCTGCTTGCGTTTTTCGCGTGAAATTGGCCTACCGCAAAATGAAAAAATCAAATTTGTTTTTCAATGGCTTCTTTTCCATTTGGTTTCTTTGTGTTTGGCTTTTGCCGTTTGGCAACGCGTGCTACGCCGGGCAAATGCGTTTACAAGAAGCCAGCGCAAATTCCGTAAGGTACTCAAATTCAGATTCAAGTTCCAAGCAATTGGGTTTTCGTCCGCAAAAAAGCCTCGATGACACGGCAAAAGTGCTTTATAAGTTCCTGGAGGAACCCCCACAAATTTTTTCGCCACACGAAACCATTTCTCGGAAAAACCGCGATTTCCTTTTTCATAGCAACATTGGCGATTATTTCTCCGAGCATGCAAACATTTTTTTGCGAGATAAAGTCGAGTTTGGCCAACTCAATGAATTGCTAATTGGTGGCCTTGGCACGCGTTATCAGCATATTTTTCTCGACGATGTGCTCTTGAACGATCCAATTACCATGTCGCCGATTTACCAATATCTTTCCACCGAGTCGTTTTCCTCGCTGCGTTTGCAAACCGGCTATATGGCCGGCGGATATTCATGGTCGCCCATCGTTTTGGAATCAACCACGCAGCGCATGGTGGTTGCAAATGGCTTCACGCGAATTCATTATTATCAATTTTTGGAAGGAACGCTCAAAACCGATGTGACTTTTTCGGTGAATTTTTCCGAGCGCTTGAATTTTTATTGCGACTATGCGCGCGAAAGCACCGACGGGCGATTTACCAACATCGGCGGTTCTGGAACTTCGCGCTACGGCTCAAGCTACGAGGGAAATAAATTCAATGTGCAATTTCGTTATCAGTTAGGCAAACAATCCTATCTAACCCTTGCGGATTATTTCAACTCGCTTTTGCAAAAGCCCTACGGCGGTGTCGATTATGCGACCTCTGTGGCAAACGATCTTGATCCGCTCGATCCGCTCAGCGCCGTCATCAAAAATCAGTACACCGAACGCGCTTTGAAAATGAACGCGCTTCGTGTGGAATTGCAAACCCGATTGCCGTTTTTCTCAGATTCGTCCAATGTGTTTAAAGCCTGGATTCACCAAAGTATATTCAGCTACAATTATGAAAAAACGGAAGAGTCGCTGCAAGATTCCTCTACTTTTCATGACAAAACCAATTCCTCGCGCTGGACGCTCGGCGCTTCGCAGCTCATCAACTTGCCGTTCTTGATTTTAAAACTGCGCGGCAATTATCTCCATGATAAAATCAGCGAGCAAAATATTCTTGAAAATGAAAGTGGCGAGGAAATTTTGCCCATAAGCCAAACGCTTGCTTTGCAAGGCGCGGGGCGCATGCGATTTGACCATTTGATTTTTGGCCAAACCTTTGAGGCTGGCGGCTCGCTTGCGCTGGTCAATCAAAATGTTTCGGAAACGGGCGGCGAAGATCATTCGGGTGTGCTGTTTAATGTGGGCGCGGGCGGAAAGGTTGTTTTTCCGATTCCGCTTTCCGAAGAAAGCAAAGTTGAAGCTTTTTTGAATTTGAGCCGCACCGAGCGCTTGCCATCGCTTCTGGAAGTTTTTTCAAGTGATAGTTCGCTGAGCGGTTCGCATAGTTGGCAAAAGGAGAAAATTCGCCATCTTGAATTTGGCGCGGCCTTTTTTGCGGGGAAAAATTTTCAACTTCGAGCGTCGTTTATCAACAATAATGTGGCTTCGCCGCTGGTGGTGGTGCAGCAAGCCGACGGCGATAGTTTGGTTAGCGCGTCGTATCGCTCGCTTGATGGCGAAAATTTGAATTACACCGGCATTGGCCTGAGCGCGAAGTTCAACTTTGGGCGATTTGAAACGACTCTCGACGCCACAACCATTTTGGATTATAGCCTGCTTAGCAATCCCGATAACGACTACGCAGATTCGCTTTCGGCTTATGGCTACGATGAATCCGGCCTTTCAAGTAATCAGGTTTTCTATTTGCCAAAATTTTATCTTTCCTATCAAATTTATTACAACGCGAATTTATTTGACGATGCGCTCAAATTGAAATTCGGATTGGCCGGATTTTTTATGACCGACATGTCGTCGTCGTTGCAAAGCAGCGAGCGACAAAACACCATTTATTTTAACTTGGTTGAGCAAAACGGCACGCTCAGCGACAATAATTTGCAGTTCGGCGTGCAAGGCTTGAAATCGCGTGTGGATTTTCGGCTTTGGGCAGAATTTGGCAGCGCGGTGATCACGCTTTCTTTTGAGAATTTGCTCGACGAGGTGCTGTATAAAACCCCGATTTATCAGATGAACGAGCGCGCGCTCCGCTTTGGATTTAACTGGATTTTACTTGATTGAACCAGTCGAAAATGCACGCCAATCAACCCGTTTTGAAAACCAATTGACTTTTGAAGGATGACCTATTTAGATAAAATTCTTGAGCATAAACGAAAAGAAATTGAGGCGTTGAAGCCGCAAAATTTCAAAAAGCAATTTGAATCGCAGGCCGAAAACTTGCCTGCTCCGCGCGATTTTGCGGCAGCGCTTCGGCGAAAAGCGCCCAGCGAGCCGCTGCGCTTGATTGCCGAGCTGAAAAAGGCATCGCCATCGCGCGGCGTGATGGTGCATGATTTTAAGCCGCTTGAAATTGCAGAACGCTATCGCACGTTAGGCGCTTCGGCTTATTCCGTCCTAACGGATGAAGAGTTTTTCCAAGGCCATGCAAATTACTTAAAAGCCGTTCGGGAAAATTTTGACTTGCCGGTGCTTCGCAAGGATTTTATTATCGATGAAAGCCAGATTTATGAAGCGCGGCTTTTGGGTGCAGACGCGCTTCTTTTGATTGTCGCGGCGCTTTCGCCTGAAGCGCTGTTGCAGTTTCGCGAGCTTGCCGAATCGCTTGGCATGAGCGCATTGGTGGAAGTGCATTCCAAACCGGAATTGGACATTGCGGTGGCGTGCGGCGCAACCATCATTGGCGTCAACAACCGAGATTTGAGAACCTTCAAGGTTAATATTCAAACCTCCGTTGAGCTTTTTGCAAGTTATCCTAACGATGTGATTGCTGTTTCTGAAAGTGGCATCAAAACGCCAGAAGATTTGCAGCAACTCGCCGATGCGGGATTTGATGCGGTGCTCATCGGCGAAGGGCTCATCACGAGCGAGCGTTTGGCCGCGTATGGCTGGAACGAAAAATAGCGCATCGCTCGCCTAAGTTATTCGATGGGTGAAGCCATCTTTTTCCACTGGATGGCTTCGCCTAAAAATGCGCGTCGCACTTGCCACTCTTGCGGAATTCTCGCCAAACGTTGTGATGAAATCGCCGAAGCGCGGTTTTGCCTAACCAAGTTTTGATTTGAATGAAGCGCGGTTTTTGGCTAATTTCTTTCGATTTCCCTAAACAAAAATCCACGATGGACATGTGCGCTTAAAATGGCCGTTTATCCCAAACAAAATTCAAAAACCCTAAACCTTTTTCCGCCATGAATGAACTCATTGAAAAACCTGAAGACATTCTCACACACGGGCAAGAATTAATGAAGCATCCGGTGGTGAAAAATGCGGTTTTAAAAATTGTCAATTGGATTGGCACAAAAGTGTTTGCTGGCAAAAAAGCCACGCAGGAAAAATTAGCCTTGCTTGAAGCACAAAAAGCCGATGCTGCCCTCGTTGCTGATTTGAAAGCGAAGTTGGAATTTGTGCTGGAAGATAACGACGCCTTGCGCAAGGAATTGGCAGCGCAAGTAAATGCGCTAAACGCGCAGCTAAAACAGGCCGGTGCGCAAACTCAAAAAACAAATACGGCAAGTGTTTCGGGAGAAAAAAACAACCTTATTCAAGATTCTCCCAATAGTTCAATTCATATAGGGCGGCAAATTAATCAAGGCGACGGCAGCACTTACAACGAAAACAAGTAACCCCGATGTCCGAAACGCATATCAACAGGCAGATTAATCAAGGTGCGGGAAGCACCTACAACGAAATTCATCACATCATTATCAATTCGGTTGATTATAAAATTTTAACCGAAGAGATTGAGGAACTGAAAGCAGACATTCAAGAGGCGACTTGCGACGAGCGGCGCTTGAAAAAGTCAAAAAAATTGACGGAAAAAGAAGCGCAATTGGAAGACCTGAAGCAAACCGTCCTTCGCCTGCATGAGACTTTTACGAAAATCCCGATAAATACCGAGCGGCTCAGGCTTGCAAAGGCGCGTTTTGAGAAAGGCGAGTTTCGCGAAGCCGATGCCATTTTGGACCCCGAACCCATACGCCACGAAGTCAAGTACCTGAAAAGCGAGAAGGCGAAAAAAGAAGAAGAGATAGCGGCAATAGACGAGACGCTAAGAGATAAGGCCAACGAGTTTTTGATTAAAGCCCAGCTTTGGAAAACCTTTTATAGCAAACCGAATTGGTTCGAACAAACCTCCCATTTTTTTGAAGAATCCCTAAGCGCCGCGCCCACGCTGGAAGGCCTGTTTCAATACGCTGTGTTTTTACATAAACACAACCAATTCCAAAAAGCGCAGCCGCTCTATGAAGAAGCGCTGCAAATCTATCGGAAGCTGGCTGAGGAGAATCCAGAGGCCTTCTTGCCCGATGTGGCCATGACCTTGAACAATTTGGCTGTTTTGCATTCGGATAAAAACGAGCTGAGCGTGGCGCAAGCGTCTTACCAAGAAGCCCTGCAAATCTATCGGAAGCTGGCTGAGGAGAATCCAGAGGCCTTCTTGCCCGATGTGGCGATGACCTTGAACAATTTGGCTGTTTTGCATTCGGATAAAAACGAGCTGAGCGTGGCGCAAGCGTCTTACCAAGAAGCGCTGCAAATCCAAAGGAAGCTGGCAGAGGAGAATCCAGAGGCCTTCTTGCCTGATGTAGCAACGACCTTGAACAATTTGGCTGTTTTGCATTCGGATAAAAACGAGCTGAGCGTGGCGCAAGCGTCTTACCAAGAAGCCCTGCAAATCCGAAGGAAGCTGGCAGAGGAGAATCCAGAGGCCTTCTTGCCTAATGTGGCCATGACCTTGAACAATTTGGCTGTTTTGCATTCGGATAAAAACGAGCTGAGCATGGCGCAAGAGACTTACCAAGAAGCGCTGCAAATCTATCGGACGCTGGCTGAGGACAATCCTCAGGCCTTCTTGCCTGATGTAGCAACGACCTTGAACAATTTGGCAAATTTGCAACAGTCAAAAAACGAGCTGAGCATGGCGCAAGCGTCTTGCCAAGAAGCGCTGCAAATCTATCGGACGCTGGCTGAGGACAATCCTCAGGCCTTCTTGCCCGATGTGGCGATGACCTTGAACAATTTGGCTGTTTTGCAAAAGGCAAAAAACGAGCTGAGCGTGGCGCAAGCGTCTTACCAAGAAGCGCTGCAAATCCAAAGGAAGCTGGCAGAGGAGAATCCAGAGGCCTTCTTGCCTGATGTAGCAACGACCTTGAACAATTTGGCTGTTTTGCAAAAGGCAAAAAACGAGCTGAGCGTGGCGCAAGCGTCTTACCAAGAAGCCCTGCAAATCCGAAGGAAGCTGGCCAAGGCGAATCCAGAGGCCTTCTTGCCTAATGTAGCGATGACCTTGAACAATTTGGCAGCTTTGTATTATGCAAAAAACGAGCTGAGCGTGGCGCAAGCGTCTTACCAAGAAGCGCTGAACATATATCGGAAGCTGGCAGAGGAGAATCCAGAGGCCTTCTTGCCTGATGTAGCAACGACCTTGAACAATTTGGCAGCTTTGTATTATGCAAAAAACGAGTTGAGCTTGGCGCAAGCGTCTTACCAAGAAGCGCTGCAAATCTATCGGAAGCTGGCCGAGGAGAATCCAGAGGCCTTCTTGCCTTATGTGGCTACCACCGCTATCAACCTCAGTATTTTTTATTTGCAGGCAAAACCGGATAAGGAAACATCTATCGCGTTCGCAAAAGAGACGCTGGAAATTGCGATTCTTTTCCAGCATGTGCCCAGTGTACTTGACAATGGGAGAAAGGCCGTTCAGGTATTGCAGGCAAACGGTGTGGATGTGAAGGCGTTTTTGGAAGAACTTGACCAAAAATATGGAGAGCAGTAAAAAAACAAAGCCGATTAAAAATGATGAAAAATCAGAAGCCAAAGGAATTGGTGGCAGCGTGGGTCGCGCTTTTCAACGCGGGCGATGCGGAAAAAATCGCGGCGCTCTATCACGAGGATGCGATCAATCATCAAGTGGCAGCCGCCGCGCCTGTGGTTGGAAAAGCGGCAATTCAAGAGATGTTTGCACGAGAGTTTTCAGCGGCAAAAATGGTTTGCCTCGTTGAAAATCTTTTTGAGGATC
Above is a window of Chloroherpeton thalassium ATCC 35110 DNA encoding:
- the ftsH gene encoding ATP-dependent zinc metalloprotease FtsH gives rise to the protein MSSNIFNPEPDDSDEQKKNGKPKFSAIYYVMAILVLIGIQLTFFLSNTTPEKSYSEFHKLIEEDKIDAVKISPTRIYALLKPGTAEVEEIRRDKQNQPFSFFRSKGNNREFFVVAVKDNNLIERLEEKKIRYQGIQDGNWFTDLVQWVFPFAILLGIYFFVFRRMNPGSQVMNIAKNKAELYEEDDDTKVTFADVAGLNEAKEEVMEVVDFLKDPKRFTKLGGKLPKGVLLVGPPGTGKTLLAKAVAGEAGAPFFSISGSDFVEMFVGVGAARVRDLFKQAKEKAPCIIFIDEIDAVGRSRGKGMMMGINDERENTLNQLLVEMDGFATDKGVIMMAATNRPDVLDSALLRPGRFDRQVMVDKPDLNGRIEIFKVHTKNIPLGKDVDLKVLSSQTPGFAGADIANIANEAALLASRRGKEAVEMIDFQDAIERVIAGLEKKNKVINPKEKRIVAYHESGHAIIGWLLPTNDTVQKVSIVPRGVSALGYTINMPLEDRYLMTKDELIERICALLGGRVAEEIVFGKISTGAQNDLERVTEIAYSMVSVYGMSEKLGYISYLDSSNPYLGGPGIDKKYGEETARIIDEEVAAIIREAHHKTREILMENRDKLEKMANDLLKREVLNYKDIEEILGKRANLDDGVWHPGQTQETEGAEITPEANLELSEPDTSKLNPDLSEDERKSLEEAVEKIKASRQNQKN
- the thrA gene encoding bifunctional aspartate kinase/homoserine dehydrogenase I, translating into MKVLKFGGSSIASSKRIKNVIQIIHNAVRNDKIIVVVSAFGGVTDLLIETGLKAEQGDASYRESLAKLEERHRQTAIELFSEDVYQDALLHLKKEFTEINNVLQGVFLLHERSAKSADLISSFGERLSAYLISRALTCEGIDASYVDARKLIRTDRNYGHACVSFEETNARIRAYIESDSALPVVTGFIASANDDTTTTLGRGGSDYTAAILAGALSAAEIQIWTDVPGLMSADPRRVKEAYTLPIISYAEAMELSHAGAKVLHPYTVRPAVEQKIPLVIKNTFDPENPGTTIVEKAVEEGGFGSVKGISSVNDVVLVDIAGSGMVGVPGIASRLFASLAQAGINIIFISQASSEQSISLAINPDKAEKAKAIVEKEFASEIAARQIERVSLRMGMAIISIVGDKMCGKPGVSARLFETLGKNGVNVFAVAQGANEMNISVVVDSVEEDKALNCIHESFFLSRNKIHLFVAGTGTIASSLIRQIAAHRDTLRKELNLEIEICGLVNTRKMALSKDGISLEMWESEMQPHEAGSGIEQFIDNIRKLNLHNSIFVDCTASQVVAAAYPSLLGSNISVVTANKLGTAGSLALYQKICSALRQGRAKFLYETNVGAGLPIIGTLSDLKKSGDVIEKIEGVVSGTLSYIFTMLKTGMRFSEIIVEAKEAGYTEPDPREDLSGADFARKFLILARELGHKMNFEDIEFENLVPEPLRGDISVQEFLEKLPAYDSYFENLLAEAKANHAVLSYLGRLENGVVKIGLSQVPETSPIATLTGTENMISFTTGRYHQNPLIVKGPGAGAEVTAGGVFADILRISNYFAY
- a CDS encoding nuclear transport factor 2 family protein, whose product is MMKNQKPKELVAAWVALFNAGDAEKIAALYHEDAINHQVAAAAPVVGKAAIQEMFAREFSAAKMVCLVENLFEDHEWAILEWKDPLGLRGCGFFHVVDGKIQFQRGYWDRLTFLRQHKLPIPNE
- a CDS encoding acylphosphatase; amino-acid sequence: MQQRFHVIAEGLVQGVGYRWFIAQAAKRFGLKGFVRNLSDGTVEMDIQGEADRFDAFFAEAKKGPFGAQVLKIRRLQKPATNEFTGFEIRRS
- a CDS encoding YtxH domain-containing protein, producing MSTTKDVTLGILSFAAGITIGLLLAPKSGKELREDIGHASKDALESARKAAKEAADAAKEAAAAAKKATHHLQHAYNDIDLSSPSTEEIESDLVK
- the trpC gene encoding indole-3-glycerol phosphate synthase TrpC codes for the protein MTYLDKILEHKRKEIEALKPQNFKKQFESQAENLPAPRDFAAALRRKAPSEPLRLIAELKKASPSRGVMVHDFKPLEIAERYRTLGASAYSVLTDEEFFQGHANYLKAVRENFDLPVLRKDFIIDESQIYEARLLGADALLLIVAALSPEALLQFRELAESLGMSALVEVHSKPELDIAVACGATIIGVNNRDLRTFKVNIQTSVELFASYPNDVIAVSESGIKTPEDLQQLADAGFDAVLIGEGLITSERLAAYGWNEK
- a CDS encoding tetratricopeptide repeat protein; this translates as MSETHINRQINQGAGSTYNEIHHIIINSVDYKILTEEIEELKADIQEATCDERRLKKSKKLTEKEAQLEDLKQTVLRLHETFTKIPINTERLRLAKARFEKGEFREADAILDPEPIRHEVKYLKSEKAKKEEEIAAIDETLRDKANEFLIKAQLWKTFYSKPNWFEQTSHFFEESLSAAPTLEGLFQYAVFLHKHNQFQKAQPLYEEALQIYRKLAEENPEAFLPDVAMTLNNLAVLHSDKNELSVAQASYQEALQIYRKLAEENPEAFLPDVAMTLNNLAVLHSDKNELSVAQASYQEALQIQRKLAEENPEAFLPDVATTLNNLAVLHSDKNELSVAQASYQEALQIRRKLAEENPEAFLPNVAMTLNNLAVLHSDKNELSMAQETYQEALQIYRTLAEDNPQAFLPDVATTLNNLANLQQSKNELSMAQASCQEALQIYRTLAEDNPQAFLPDVAMTLNNLAVLQKAKNELSVAQASYQEALQIQRKLAEENPEAFLPDVATTLNNLAVLQKAKNELSVAQASYQEALQIRRKLAKANPEAFLPNVAMTLNNLAALYYAKNELSVAQASYQEALNIYRKLAEENPEAFLPDVATTLNNLAALYYAKNELSLAQASYQEALQIYRKLAEENPEAFLPYVATTAINLSIFYLQAKPDKETSIAFAKETLEIAILFQHVPSVLDNGRKAVQVLQANGVDVKAFLEELDQKYGEQ